The sequence GGCCGAGACGACGCCTGATGCCTACGCGGCCCTCGGGTATGCGCACGGACAGCGGCGCACGTGGCAGCTTGCGCTGTGGCGGCTTACGGCGCTGGGGCGCACCTCGTCATGGTTTGGTCCGGCCACCGCCCCCATCGACCGGCTGACGCTCCGATTGGGCCTTGGGGCCGGGGCGCGCGCGGCCTTCGCGGCGCTCCCCAATAGCACGCGCCGCCGCCTCACCGCCTACGCCCGCGGCGTCAATGCGGCGTTTGCTAGTGCCCATGCCCAGCGCACCGACGAGCTGGTCCTGCTGGGGCGGCAACCGCGCCCCTGGAAGCCGTGGCACGCACTGGCCATCGAGCGGTTGTTTGCCTGGCTGGCCACCCCGCCCCTGCAGGCGCCCCCCAACGCGCCGCCCGCGCTCGATTCGCTCGTCGCCCGCGACCGGATGCTACATCGCTGGCTCCGGCTGCACGACTTTCAACACAGCGTGCTCGTCGCCACGCGGGGGGCACCGCCGGGCCTCTTGCAGCGCCACGTCACCGGCGCATCGGCGCTGCCTACGTTTCAGGAGACGGTCCTTCGGGTGGGGGGCGGGCCGGTGGTGCGTGGTCTGACGCTTCCGGGGACGCCGTTTTGGCCGACGGGCCAGCGCGGGCCGCGGCAGTGGGGAACGGTGCTGCGCAGCGCGGCCCACATCGAGCGCGTGCCGTGGGAGGTGGCTCGCGCGTCTAGGCGCTACGCACGGCTCCGCTATCCGTCGGGCGACGAAGCGCTGGTCATTGTGCCGCGCTACCGCGGTGTGATGCCCTTTCCTTCATCGGATGCCGTGGCGCCGGCTGATAGCTTGCAGTGGGCGTTGCGCTGGCCGGGGCTTCGGCCGCTCACCGACGTCCGCGCGTGGCGGGCACTGGCCCACGGAACCGCCGATACAACCGCCTTTCGGCTCTTTAGTGGGGGGCACATGGTTGTGGACGGTGGCACGGTGCGCGTCCGGGCC comes from Salisaeta longa DSM 21114 and encodes:
- a CDS encoding penicillin acylase family protein, which gives rise to MARSLVVVLTGLFAVGVAALVWTQVYERPAPPETAPVEGLTAEATVRWGAHDMVAIAAETTPDAYAALGYAHGQRRTWQLALWRLTALGRTSSWFGPATAPIDRLTLRLGLGAGARAAFAALPNSTRRRLTAYARGVNAAFASAHAQRTDELVLLGRQPRPWKPWHALAIERLFAWLATPPLQAPPNAPPALDSLVARDRMLHRWLRLHDFQHSVLVATRGAPPGLLQRHVTGASALPTFQETVLRVGGGPVVRGLTLPGTPFWPTGQRGPRQWGTVLRSAAHIERVPWEVARASRRYARLRYPSGDEALVIVPRYRGVMPFPSSDAVAPADSLQWALRWPGLRPLTDVRAWRALAHGTADTTAFRLFSGGHMVVDGGTVRVRAPAAVTMQDRTHLLVSYSPWRASIQQTLPQTAPLTAWARRDTSAWAANLLRSVRPALQSLAPSDSLMARALLYLRNWNARYTRASIGASIFDAWMRNYQRRIGHRPMPPDTTTFFATVRRQRAFRAAVDTLRQRLGPNIRRWRWERVAPNVRRFPAWGTAAGAQLSAPRYGPYQRPGQGHPSAPHFGTSLLLSAPRPTVQWLGWMGGGRDTMVVRRRRLPGGVFDRAMHEHAPTPTRALRVEPTAPTTRLRPMMP